The window TCCAAATGTTCAAAAAATTTGATATTAACTTCTGGATTAATGTAGCGTCGCATTAATCTGGAAGTTTTTTATTTTACCTGTATATCTGTCAAAAATAATCAAAACAAAAGTTATAATAATTACAAATTGTTATCTTTTGTACAACTTTACCACAGGATCACTATTTAAAAAATTATATTTTTTATAAATAGTATTAGCGTCCCATTAAACAGCCTTTTAAAATCCAAATTTTGAGGACAAAATATAAAATATATATAACTAACATCCTATCATTCAACTAGACATAAAATACCACATATGGTATCATCTAATTTAGATTTAAACTAAATATAGGGGGTTTCTCATGTTTGTTATAAAAAGAGACGGAACAAAAGTTCCCTTCAACAAAGAAAAAATAATCAATGCCATTGAAAAGGCTGGAATTGCAGCAGGTAAAGATATACCTAAAGAATTTTCAGTGACTGCGGCGTCAAAAATACTGAATTTAAGTTCAGATACAGAAGTAGAGTCTATTCAGGATATGGTAGAAAAAGAACTAATGCAGGAATATCCGGAAGTTGCAAAAAAATACATCTTGTACAGAGATATGAGAAATGTAGAAAGGCACAAAAGAACACACATAAAAAAAGCCTTTGACGGAATTGTCACAGTGGAAAAAAATAATATCAACAAAGAAAATGCAAATATGGCCGGGGACACACCAAGTGGTCAGATGATGACATTTGCCAGTGAGACTACCAAAGACTATACACATAAATATCTTCTTAACCAGGAATATTCAAGGGCCCATATGAGCGGCGATATCCATATACATGATCTGGACTATTACCCGACTAAAACGTCTACCTGTGTGCAGTACGATTTGAAGAAACTTTTTGATAACGGCTTCTCATCTAAGCATGGAAAAATAAGAGAACCAAAATCTATATCAACTTATGCTGTACTTGCTACAATTATCTTTCAGACAAATCAAAATGAACAGCACGGTGGTCAGGCAATTCCTGCTTTTGATTTCTTCATGGCTCCTGGAGTTTTAAAGTCTTTCAGAAGGCATTTTAGATATAGAGCCCTCACTTTTTTAGAATTTGACTATATAGAAGAGAAAAGCAAAGAGGTCAAATTAATAGTAAACAGCCTTGTGACTACTATAGATGTAGATGATAAGACAAAGGAAAAATTGGCATCTGAGTTAAATCTGCCTTTAAAGACAGTAAACAGACTTGTTACTATTGCATATAACGATACAAAAAATGAGACTCATCAGGCTATGGAAGGATTTATACACAACCTCAATACAATGCATTCTAGAGGAGGTAATCAGGTAGTATTCAGTTCTATAAACTATGGTACCGATACTTCTCCAGAGGGAAGAATGGTTGCTTTTGAACTTTTAAACTCTACTGAAGAGGGACTAGGGGATTCTGAAACACCAATATTCCCAATACAGATACTCAAGATAAAAGAAGGAATAACTTATTCTGAAAAAGATTTTAAATTAGCCTGCCAAAACTGGGATAAGGCTATAAAGGGTAAACTAGAGTTTGAAACTCCTAACTTTGATCTATTTATAAGATCATGTGAAGTTTCTTCAAAGAGACTTTTCCCTAATTTTGTATTTTTAGATGCACCATTTAACCATAATGAAAAATGGGATATAAATGACCCAGACAGATACAAGTACGAAATAGCCACAATGGGCTGCAGAACAAGGGTATTTGAAAATGTAAACGGAGAAAAGACATCTGTAGGAAGAGGTAACATCTCATTTACATCTATAAATATGCCTAGACTTGCAATCAGGGCGAAGTTAGATGCAGAAAGAGAACTAAATGGTGCTTCTGAAAATGAAATCCAAAAATTAGCCATAGAAAAATTTTATGACAGAGTAAAAAATATGTCTCTGTTTGTAGGAAAACAGCTAGCTGACAGATTTTCCTTTCAAAAGACCGCTCTTGCCAGACAGTTCCCATTTATGATGAGTAACGGCATATGGAACGGCGGAGAAACTCTAGGTCTAAATGAGGAAGTAGGAGACGCACTGTCTAGCGGTACTTTAGGAATCGGTTTTATCGGCGGACATAACGCAATGATGGCTCTTTTTGGTAAAGGCCATGGTTCAGACGACACAGCCTACGAAACTCTGTATAACGCTGTAAAAATAATCAAGGACACTGCTGAAGAACTTAGTAAAAAACATAAATTAAACTTCTCTGCTCTTGCGACTCCTGCGGAAGGTTTATCTGGTAGATTTACAAAAATAGATAAGCAGGTATTCGGTGAGATAACTGGAGTAAACGACAGAGACTACTATATAAATTCTTTCCACGTAGATGTAAAAGAAGATATCTCAGCAATTGAAAAAATAAAAAAAGAAGCCCCTTTCCATGAATTGACAAGAGGTGGGCACATTACATACATAGAACTAGACGGTGAGGCAAAGAAAAATGTACTGGCTATCATGAAGCTTGTAAAAGAGATGCACGAAGCCGGTATTGGTTACGGTTCTATAAATCATCCTGTAGATAGATGCAAAGAGTGCGGTTACAAAGGAATAGTCCAGGACAACTGCCCTGTTTGTGGGAGTACGAATATCTCAAAAACAAGAAGAATCACAGGTTATCTTACTGGAGACCTTGACAACTGGAACTCTTATAAACAAA is drawn from Ilyobacter polytropus DSM 2926 and contains these coding sequences:
- a CDS encoding anaerobic ribonucleoside triphosphate reductase, with translation MFVIKRDGTKVPFNKEKIINAIEKAGIAAGKDIPKEFSVTAASKILNLSSDTEVESIQDMVEKELMQEYPEVAKKYILYRDMRNVERHKRTHIKKAFDGIVTVEKNNINKENANMAGDTPSGQMMTFASETTKDYTHKYLLNQEYSRAHMSGDIHIHDLDYYPTKTSTCVQYDLKKLFDNGFSSKHGKIREPKSISTYAVLATIIFQTNQNEQHGGQAIPAFDFFMAPGVLKSFRRHFRYRALTFLEFDYIEEKSKEVKLIVNSLVTTIDVDDKTKEKLASELNLPLKTVNRLVTIAYNDTKNETHQAMEGFIHNLNTMHSRGGNQVVFSSINYGTDTSPEGRMVAFELLNSTEEGLGDSETPIFPIQILKIKEGITYSEKDFKLACQNWDKAIKGKLEFETPNFDLFIRSCEVSSKRLFPNFVFLDAPFNHNEKWDINDPDRYKYEIATMGCRTRVFENVNGEKTSVGRGNISFTSINMPRLAIRAKLDAERELNGASENEIQKLAIEKFYDRVKNMSLFVGKQLADRFSFQKTALARQFPFMMSNGIWNGGETLGLNEEVGDALSSGTLGIGFIGGHNAMMALFGKGHGSDDTAYETLYNAVKIIKDTAEELSKKHKLNFSALATPAEGLSGRFTKIDKQVFGEITGVNDRDYYINSFHVDVKEDISAIEKIKKEAPFHELTRGGHITYIELDGEAKKNVLAIMKLVKEMHEAGIGYGSINHPVDRCKECGYKGIVQDNCPVCGSTNISKTRRITGYLTGDLDNWNSYKQKEEEDRVKHGM